Within Flavobacteriales bacterium, the genomic segment GAAAATTGTGAAAACTGGTTTGTAATGATTAATGTGCCGTCTAATGAAAATCAAGATTGGGACAGCTTAATTATTCAAGCAAAAGCCTCAATTATCAAAAAATTAAATCGTCAGTTAAAGACTAATGTAGAGCCTTTAATTTTAAATGAGAAAATACTAGATCCTCGAAAAATTGAATCAAAAACAGGCTCTTATAAAGGTTCATTATATGGAACGGCCTCTAACAAAAAAATGGCGGCGTTTTTTCGTCACCCCAATTTTTCTACCGATATTAGGGGACTGTATTTCTGTGGAGGCAGTGTTCATCCAGGTGGAGGAATTCCTTTAGCACTCTCTTCTGCAAAAATAGTAGACGATTTTTTTAGCACTTAACCGAATGAATTATTCTAAAGTCAATATTAGTATTGTTGTCCTATTCATCTTCCATACAGTTGGTGTAATAGGCTTGTCTTCAGCTTATCAAGATTTATTTTTAACGCTTACCCCTCTAAATCTTTTGCTTTCTCTTGGGTTATTTATTTGGGCAAATAATGACTTTTCTATCCAATTTTATAAAGTTATATCTATCCTATTTGCATTAGGATTTTTGGTTGAGGTATTAGGAGTAAATACAGGCGTTTTATTTGGAGAATATACCTATGGAGCAACTCTTGGCTTTAAGCTTTTAAATACGCCATTAATGATTGGTGTGAATTGGATATTGTTGTCACTATCTACGTTTGCAGTATGCAGTTACTTTCTTAAAAAACAGTTGCCAATCATATTACTATCCTCTTTGTTGATGGTGCTTATGGATGTTTTGATTGAGCCAATAGCGATAACTTTGGATTTTTGGACTTGGACAGCAGGTGATATACCACTGCAAAATTATGTTATGTGGTTTTTTATTTCTTTAATTATGAACTCAATCATAAGTTATAATCGTCTTAAGCTAGATTATAGAGTCTCTTTCGGATTGTTGTTGTCACAAATTTTATTTTTCACCTTACTATCTTTGAGTTTGTAAAATGGAATTTCTAGAGCATAAATTTTTCTATTTTATTTTATTGACGTTTACTATTTCCTATCCACTGGCACAGAGTTTTGAAAGGCGACTGCAATTTCACACCAAGTGGCGTCAAATTATACTATCCTCATTGGTGATGATGCTTCTTTTTATTCCTTGGGATATTTGGTTTACAAGAGAAAATGTTTGGGCGTTTAGTAAAGATTATACAATAGGGTTCAATATATTTTCATTACCTATTGAGGAATGGTTATTCTTCTTAGTTGTGCCATTTTCATGTGTGTTTATTTTTGAGGTGTTAAATTATTTTTTCAGAAAAGATTTAGACTCAAAACCCTATCAATTTATCTCCATTTTATTGGCAATAGCTTTGTTAGTATTTAGCGTAATCTATTCCGATAGGCTGTATACCTTAGTATGTTTTACCTTAACTTCACTTGCCTTATTTATACTAGCTATTCATAATCCAAAATGGATTGGATTGTTTTTCAGAGCCTTTCTAGTATCTTTTATTCCATTTATCTTAATCAATGGGTTTTTGACGGGAAGTTTTACTGACCTTCCAGTTGTAAGTTATAACCCTTCTGAAATAATAGGAATTCGCCTGTTAAATATCCCCATTGAAGACAGCATGTACTGTTTGTTAATGCTTTTGATTGTAATAGCCTTTTATAATAAGTCGTAGTTTTCGGATAAAAAGGGTCATTTTCACTTATTTATTTTTTTTAGACGCCTAGTTAGTGTTAATTTTACACTTTTTATATTATATTTGTCAAAAATACAACGGTTATCAAACGATTAGCTATAATAACATCTGGTGGAGATTCACCTGGAATGAACGCTGCAATACGTAGTGTAGTTCGTTCATCTATCTATTATAATGTTGAATGCTTTGGTTTTTTCAGGGGTTTTCAAGGCATTATAGAAAATGAATACAAAAAACTAGAGATGCGTTCAGTTAGCAAGATTTTAGGTCTTGGTGGTACAAAGTTGAAAACTGCACGTTCAATGGATTTTCACAACGCAAAGATTCGTGAGAAAGCGTATCAAAATTTAAAGGATTTAGAGATTGACGCATTAGTAGTCATTGGAGGAAATGGTTCACTTACTGGAGCTAATGTATTTTCTCAGCAATTCGACTTTCCATGTGTAGGTATTCCTGCATCAATAGATAACGATATTTATGGAACTGACAACTCAATAGGATTTCATACTGCTCTTCAAACCATTGTTGAGACGATTGATAAAATAAGAGACACCGCACGTTCCCATAACCGATTATTTTTTGTTG encodes:
- a CDS encoding carotenoid biosynthesis protein, which translates into the protein MNYSKVNISIVVLFIFHTVGVIGLSSAYQDLFLTLTPLNLLLSLGLFIWANNDFSIQFYKVISILFALGFLVEVLGVNTGVLFGEYTYGATLGFKLLNTPLMIGVNWILLSLSTFAVCSYFLKKQLPIILLSSLLMVLMDVLIEPIAITLDFWTWTAGDIPLQNYVMWFFISLIMNSIISYNRLKLDYRVSFGLLLSQILFFTLLSLSL
- a CDS encoding lycopene cyclase domain-containing protein, giving the protein MEFLEHKFFYFILLTFTISYPLAQSFERRLQFHTKWRQIILSSLVMMLLFIPWDIWFTRENVWAFSKDYTIGFNIFSLPIEEWLFFLVVPFSCVFIFEVLNYFFRKDLDSKPYQFISILLAIALLVFSVIYSDRLYTLVCFTLTSLALFILAIHNPKWIGLFFRAFLVSFIPFILINGFLTGSFTDLPVVSYNPSEIIGIRLLNIPIEDSMYCLLMLLIVIAFYNKS